One window of the Longimicrobium sp. genome contains the following:
- a CDS encoding cytidine deaminase, producing MADISRSTFDEAAARGLLERAREARGRAYAPYSNFPVGAALLAADGRVFTGVNVENVAYPLGSCAERIAVGKAVSEGAREFVAIAVVGPDDDLPCTPCGGCRQVLHEFAPRIPVVTPAPGGGVRVTPLTEMLPGAFDSERLHHPGTGG from the coding sequence TTGGCCGATATCTCCCGCTCCACCTTCGACGAAGCCGCCGCGCGCGGGCTGCTGGAGCGCGCCCGCGAGGCGCGCGGCCGGGCGTACGCGCCGTACAGCAACTTCCCCGTGGGCGCGGCGCTGCTGGCGGCCGACGGGCGCGTCTTCACCGGCGTGAACGTCGAGAACGTCGCCTACCCGCTCGGCTCGTGCGCGGAGCGGATCGCCGTCGGCAAGGCGGTCTCGGAGGGGGCGCGCGAGTTCGTGGCCATCGCCGTCGTCGGGCCCGACGACGACCTTCCGTGCACGCCGTGCGGCGGGTGCCGGCAGGTCCTCCACGAGTTCGCGCCGCGCATCCCGGTCGTCACCCCCGCGCCGGGCGGGGGCGTGCGCGTCACTCCGCTCACGGAGATGCTCCCCGGCGCCTTCGACTCCGAGCGGCTCCACCACCCGGGAACGGGCGGATGA
- a CDS encoding thymidine phosphorylase — translation MTADAASAVALIERKKQGGELSADELASLVGGYLAKQVPDYQMAAWLMAVVWRGMTEAETLAFTRVLVESGATLDWGGIGRPTVDKHSTGGVGDKTSIVLVPLMAAAGAAFVKMSGRGLGHTGGTLDKLESIPGFATELSPDAMRAQVERTGCALVGQSPALVPADGALYALRDVTATVDSVPLIAGSIMSKKLAGGASSIVLDVKWGSGAFMRTLEEARELARTLVRIGRGAGRATRAVLSSMREPLGRTVGNALEVREAIETLHGRGPADLWALTLELGAHLLLMSGLARDADEARSTLTGLRDSGAGARKLAELVEAQRGDPRVVDDPGLLPAAPVVAKLAPALDGPAWITEADARAVGDAALALGAGRRKKDDPVDPAVGIVMLARIGDRVEPGQAVAEVHARTPSDADRAAAALAEAIRFSPEPVEASDAGYEVVGD, via the coding sequence ATGACGGCGGACGCGGCGAGCGCCGTCGCCCTGATCGAGCGGAAGAAGCAGGGCGGCGAGCTTTCGGCCGACGAGCTGGCGTCGCTGGTCGGCGGCTACCTGGCGAAGCAGGTCCCCGACTACCAGATGGCCGCCTGGCTGATGGCGGTGGTGTGGCGGGGGATGACCGAGGCCGAGACGCTCGCCTTCACCCGCGTGCTGGTGGAGAGCGGCGCCACGCTCGACTGGGGGGGAATCGGCCGGCCCACGGTGGACAAGCACAGCACCGGCGGCGTGGGCGACAAGACGTCGATCGTGCTGGTGCCGCTGATGGCCGCGGCGGGGGCGGCGTTCGTGAAGATGTCGGGCCGCGGGCTGGGGCACACCGGCGGCACCCTCGACAAGCTGGAGTCGATCCCCGGCTTCGCCACCGAGCTGTCGCCCGATGCCATGCGCGCGCAGGTGGAGCGGACCGGGTGCGCGCTGGTGGGCCAGAGCCCCGCGCTGGTCCCCGCCGACGGCGCCCTCTACGCGCTGCGCGACGTGACGGCGACGGTGGACTCGGTGCCGCTGATCGCCGGCAGCATCATGTCGAAGAAGCTGGCCGGCGGCGCGTCGTCCATCGTGCTGGACGTGAAGTGGGGCTCGGGCGCCTTCATGCGCACGCTGGAAGAGGCGCGCGAGCTGGCCCGCACGCTGGTGCGCATCGGCCGGGGCGCCGGGCGGGCGACGCGCGCCGTGCTCAGCTCCATGCGCGAGCCGCTGGGCCGCACGGTGGGCAACGCGCTGGAGGTGCGCGAGGCGATCGAGACGCTGCACGGCCGCGGCCCCGCCGACCTCTGGGCGCTGACCCTGGAGCTGGGCGCGCACCTGCTGCTGATGTCCGGCCTGGCGCGGGACGCGGACGAGGCGCGCTCCACGCTCACGGGCCTGCGCGACTCCGGCGCCGGCGCGCGCAAGCTGGCCGAGCTGGTCGAGGCGCAGCGCGGCGACCCGCGCGTGGTGGACGACCCCGGCCTCCTCCCGGCCGCGCCGGTGGTCGCGAAGCTGGCGCCCGCGCTGGACGGGCCCGCCTGGATCACCGAGGCCGACGCCCGCGCCGTCGGCGACGCGGCGCTGGCGCTGGGGGCGGGGCGGCGGAAGAAGGACGACCCGGTGGACCCCGCCGTCGGCATCGTCATGCTCGCGCGCATCGGCGACCGCGTGGAGCCCGGCCAGGCCGTCGCCGAGGTGCACGCCCGCACGCCGTCGGACGCCGACCGCGCCGCCGCCGCCCTCGCCGAGGCGATCCGCTTCTCCCCGGAGCCGGTGGAGGCGTCGGACGCCGGGTATGAGGTGGTGGGGGACTGA
- a CDS encoding uracil-DNA glycosylase, whose translation MKLPLPRSWRAHLDPELEKPYFRELREFVDQERAQHEVYPPEDEVFSALELTPYERVKVLVLGQDPYHGPGQAHGLAFSVRPGVTPPPSLRNMLRELKDELGCPVPDNGYLVPWAKQGVLLLNAVLTVRAGEPNSHKGKGWEKFTDAAIRAVNARPDRVVFVLWGGYAAKKAALIDGGRHAVIQSAHPSPLSAKRGFFGSRPFSKVNRELEQAGQAKIEWCLPDLGR comes from the coding sequence ATGAAGCTGCCTCTCCCCAGGTCCTGGCGGGCGCACCTCGACCCCGAGCTGGAGAAGCCGTACTTCCGCGAGCTGCGCGAGTTCGTGGACCAGGAGCGGGCGCAGCACGAGGTGTATCCGCCGGAAGACGAGGTGTTCAGCGCCCTGGAGCTCACGCCGTACGAGCGGGTGAAGGTGCTGGTCCTGGGGCAGGACCCCTACCACGGCCCCGGGCAGGCGCACGGGCTGGCGTTCTCCGTCCGCCCGGGCGTCACGCCGCCGCCGTCGCTGCGCAACATGCTCCGGGAGCTGAAGGACGAGCTGGGTTGTCCGGTTCCCGACAATGGTTATCTCGTCCCGTGGGCGAAGCAAGGGGTTCTGCTGCTGAACGCCGTGCTCACCGTGCGCGCGGGCGAGCCCAACTCGCACAAGGGGAAGGGGTGGGAGAAGTTCACCGACGCGGCGATCCGGGCCGTGAACGCCCGCCCGGACCGGGTGGTCTTCGTCCTGTGGGGCGGCTACGCGGCGAAGAAGGCGGCCCTGATCGACGGCGGCAGGCACGCCGTGATCCAGTCGGCGCACCCCTCGCCGCTTTCCGCGAAGCGCGGCTTCTTCGGCAGCCGCCCGTTCTCGAAGGTCAACCGGGAGCTAGAGCAGGCCGGTCAGGCGAAGATCGAATGGTGCCTGCCGGATCTCGGCCGGTAG
- a CDS encoding energy transducer TonB: MFSVYVRNRKRRLWSPGTIVASVLAHVLLLAGAVSAGVGDLGPQDEPQADIEWIAEVTPKPVTPPPPPMDPTPPPPAPERPRIVEGDHREIENVETVPTELPKIDPNERPVDPREYSGEGRQAGNVIVPNPAPNPAPPAGDPQPSGNGEGPVSAEVATELPALANRAEAERLLRRYYPPLLRESGMTGRTVVTLIIDAEGRVEPGSVSVQETSHPAFAEPAVKVAEKMRFRPAKLGREPISVIIAIPIEWRLEN; encoded by the coding sequence ATGTTCAGCGTCTACGTCCGCAACCGCAAGCGCCGCCTGTGGTCGCCCGGCACCATCGTGGCGTCGGTGCTGGCGCACGTCCTCCTGCTGGCCGGCGCCGTCTCCGCGGGGGTCGGCGACCTGGGGCCGCAGGACGAGCCGCAGGCCGACATCGAATGGATCGCCGAGGTGACGCCGAAGCCCGTGACGCCGCCTCCTCCCCCGATGGATCCCACCCCGCCGCCCCCGGCGCCCGAGCGGCCCCGGATCGTGGAGGGCGACCACCGGGAGATCGAGAACGTGGAGACGGTGCCGACGGAGCTCCCGAAGATCGATCCCAACGAGCGGCCGGTCGACCCCAGGGAGTACTCGGGCGAGGGACGCCAGGCCGGGAACGTGATCGTCCCGAACCCGGCGCCGAACCCGGCCCCGCCGGCGGGCGACCCGCAGCCCTCGGGCAACGGCGAGGGCCCGGTGTCGGCCGAGGTGGCCACGGAGCTGCCGGCGCTCGCCAACCGCGCGGAAGCCGAGCGGCTGCTGCGGCGGTACTACCCGCCCCTCCTGCGCGAGTCGGGGATGACCGGGCGCACCGTCGTCACCCTGATCATCGACGCCGAGGGGCGCGTGGAGCCCGGCAGCGTGAGCGTGCAGGAGACCTCGCACCCCGCGTTCGCCGAGCCGGCGGTCAAGGTCGCCGAGAAGATGCGGTTCCGCCCCGCGAAGCTGGGCCGGGAACCGATCTCGGTGATCATCGCCATCCCGATCGAGTGGCGGCTGGAGAACTGA